The DNA sequence GGGCTCGGCCACGAGGCCGGCGTGGCGGTGAACGAGGCGCATAGCCTGGATAATCGATTCTTCCTGAACCAGGATGGCGTCGTCGACCCAACCCTGCATATCCTCCACCGCCTCCTGAATCGGCGTCCGCACGCCGATGCCGTCTGCTATGGTCTCGATCCGGTC is a window from the Rhodothermales bacterium genome containing:
- a CDS encoding pyridoxal-phosphate dependent enzyme, which codes for DRIETIADGIGVRTPIQEAVEDMQGWVDDAILVQEESIIQAMRLVHRHAGLVAEPSAVVGIAALIEHQLAFAHARVATVLCGGNLTDEQVARWLCG